Within Kineothrix sp. MB12-C1, the genomic segment CAGAATTTTTGACTGCCTTAATGATCTTAGAAACTTAGAGGCAGCAGTTAACTCTACCTCTAAGATAAAGGGAAGAGAAGGCAGAGGCCATGCTCAGGTTGCATTATCCTATACATTAGGAGATGCTTATACTTTAGATTATTGGGTAGATATGGCGAAAAAGGTAGAAGAAATGGGAGCGGATTCTATCTGTATCAAAGATATGGCGGGATTACTTCTTCCTTATGAAGCGACGAATATGATCTCAGCTATGAAAGGAGCAACTTCTCTTCCGATAGAGCTTCATACTCATTACACTTCAGGTGTTGCGAGTATGACCTATTTGAAAGCAGTAGAAGCGGGTGCAGATATTATTGACTGTGCAATCTCTCCAATGGCTATGGGAACTTCACAGCCTGCGACAGAGGTTATGGTAGAAACTTTCAAAGGAACTCCTTATGATACAGGATATGATCAGAATATTCTTGCAGATATTGCAGATTATTTCAGACCGTACAGAGATGAATGGTTATCCAGCGGTCTCCTTAATCCGAAGGTTATGGGCGTTGATATTAAAACTCTGTTATATCAGGTTCCGGGTGGTATGTTATCCAACATGGTAAGCCAGTTGAAAGAGCAGAACGCAGAGGATAAATATTATGATGTACTTCGTGAGATTCCTGAGGTGCGTAAAGACCTCGGTGAACCGCCTTTGGTAACACCTTCTTCTCAGATTGTCGGCACACAGGCAGTATTCAACGTGCTTATGGGAGAACGTTATAAGATGGCGACGAAGGAAACAAAGGCTGTACTTCGTGGTGAATACGGTCAGACCGTAAAACCGATGAGCCAGGAAGTTATCGATAAAGTTATTCCGGGTGAAGAAAGAATCACATGCCGTCCGGCTGACTTAATCGAGAATGAGCTCGATAAGCTTGAAGCGGAGATGAGAGAATGGAAACAGCAGGATGAAGACGTATTATCTTATGCACTCTTCCCTCAGGTTGCTGTTGAATTCTTCAAATATCGTCAGGCACAGCAGGAGAAAGTGGATATGGCTCAGGCTGATACAAAGAATGCAGCTTATCCTGTATAAAGATTCATTGTGTAATAGAATAATAAATAAAGTAAAAAGGGATTGTTGCGTATGCAGCAATCCTTTTTCATTCTATAGGAAAGACCTAGTTACATTAAAGTATAAAAATATTGACCCTATAGAATAAAAGTACTCTGTGCAGGATGCGCAGCTACGCGCGCGGAACAAAAGCTGTGCTGCTAAAAGTTTAAATCGCGAGAGTGAGCGAAGCACACTTTTGTTCTTTCGTTGACAGAGGAAATAATTCATAGTAAAATAATAACGGTTGTTATTCACAAGTGGAGGATGCATTATGGCGAGGAAAGAGACAATTACACAAAGTGATATCTTACAGGCAGCATTTGAAATGGTGAAAGAAGAGGGATATGAGAATGTAACTGCCAGAAAGCTGGCGGCCAGAGCAGGATGCTCCACACAGCCAATTTTTCGTGTGTACCGTAATATGGAAGAACTTTTAAAAGAGCTTTTCTTTATAGCCGTCGATTATTTTGAGACCTATTATGAGAATTTTCCGAAATATAATGATATTCCGTTTGTGGACCTGGGGCTTACCTACATACGTTTTGCTGAAGAGAATAAGAATCTGTTCCGCCTTCTTTTTCTTTCGAAGAGGAGATATGAAAAGAGTCTTTATGACTTATTGAACGGAAAAAAGGGTGCCGTGGTGAGAGAGATTAATTATGCGAAGGAATACGGCTGTATGTCACCGGAAGATATGTTTACTAAAATGTGGATATTTATTCATGGTGCGGCTTGTATGACATTAACAGGTGATTATGATTTAGAGGAAATTGAGACGGTCAAATTGTTGGAAGATTCCTTCCGGTCATTTCTGAAGTAAAAGTAACTATGAGGGTACTGAACAGCTACACTAAAAGTAAAATCGTAAAGTATAAGGTAAGAGTAGATGGAGAATCACGCAGAAAATCAGATAGTAAATAAAAATGAGAATGAAATCAGCATCATTGCAAGAATCGATGCGAGATATAAGAAGATGAGCAAAAGCCATAAGGCGATTGCTTCGTATATTACGGATCATTATGAACAGGCAGTCTTTATGACGGCAGCCAAATTAGGAGAAACGGTAGGCGTGAGCGAATCTACAGTGGTGCGCTTCGCTTCAGGTATCGGCTATGATGGCTATCCGGAGTTCCAGAAAGCGTTAGAAGATTGGGTAAAGAGCAAAATAAGCTCCGTACAGAAAATAGGCGCGAAATATGGAAAAAGCACACAGTCGGAAATATTAACTTCCGTTCTCCGGGCAGATATGGACAAGCTGCAGGATACTTTAGAGAATTTGGATGGTGCATCTTTTGAAATGGCGGTCGACACCATCTTGGCGGCGGAGACTGTATATATCCTCGGAATGAGAAGTTGTGAACCGCTTGCGGACTTTTTGCATTTTTATTTGAATATGATAAGGGGAAATGTAATTCTGCTCAGAAGTACGAGCGTGAGTGAAATTTTTGAACAGATGATTCGAATCGGTGAGAAGGACGCCATTGTAGGAATTAGTTTTCCCAGATATTCTATGCGTACCTTAAAGGCGATGGAATTCGCTAATGATAGGAATGCCAAAGTGATTGCCATTACCGATAGCGTACATTCTCCTATGAACCTGTATTCCGCCTGCAATTTATTTGCCAGAAGCGATATGGTTTCCATTGTGGACTCTTTGGTAGCGCCCTTAAGTGTGATCAATGCGCTTGTGGTGGCTCTTTGTTTAAAGAGGCCCGAAGACGTAAAGAGCAACTTGGAGCAGTTGGAAGAAGCGTGGAATAATTATCAAGTATATTTGAATGATGAAATTAATTTTATTGACGAAGAGTCAATGTTAAATTATCCTTTGATAAAAGAGAATAAGTAATTCGCAGGAAAGACGGAAAGGCAAAGAAGCATGATCAGAAATAGAATTATTGTAATCGGAGGGGGAGCAGCGGGCATGATGGCGGCTATCGCCGCGGCAGAAGAAGGCAGTAAGGTGCTTTTGCTGGAACAAAATGAGAAACTCGGTAAAAAAGTATATATTACGGGCAAAGGAAGATGTAACATAACGAATGCCTGTGATATGGAGGAGTTATTTGCTAATGTAATAACGAACTCTAAATTTTTATATAGTGCTTTTTATGGATTTGATAATAAAACAACCATTCGTTTTTTTGAAGAGAATGGCTGTAAGACGAAGATAGAAAGAGGGGAGAGGGTATTCCCCGTTACGGATCATTCCTCCGATGTGATCGGAGCTCTTCATAGAAGAATGAAGCAGCTTTCGGTAGACATCAGATTGAACACTTCTGTGAAGGAGTTGCTGATAGAAGAAGGAATAATTGCGGGGGTTCGAATGAAGGATGGAAGCAAGGAGGAGGCTCAGGCAGTGATCCTCGCTACCGGAGGCATATCTTATCCGATAACAGGTTCCACAGGGGATGGACATCGGATGGCAGTTGAGCAGGGACATACGTTAAAGCCCACAAGCCCATCTCTGGTCCCCCTTATCGTCAAGGAAGAATGGTGTAAGCAGTTGCAAGGACTTTCCTTGAAAAATGTGAAAGTGACACTTAGAACGAAAGGAAAGAAATTGTTTTATGAGGGTTTTGGGGAAATGCTTTTTACTCATTTTGGTATAAGCGGGCCTCTAATTTTGAGTGCGAGTAGTTATTATACGGGGAAAAGACGTGAAGAAGAGGCGTTACTTAGTCTGGATTTAAAGCCGGCGCTTAGTGAAGAGCAGTTGGACAAGCGAGTATTGAGGGACTTCGAAGAAAATAAAAATAAGCAGTTTAAGAATTCCCTTGGAGCACTGTTTCCCACTAAAATGATTCCTGTTATTATTACTTTATCGGGAATTGACGGAGAGAAGAAGGTGAACGAGATTACAAAAGAAGAGAGGCATTACTTCGTGAATCTCATAAAAAATATAGAATTGACGATAACCGGAACTAGATCGTTTCAGGAAGCTATTATTACAAAAGGCGGAATTGCTGTAAAGGAAGTGAACCCTTCCACTATGGAATCCAAACTGGTAAGGGGACTTTATTTCGCGGGCGAAGTTCTCGATTTGGATGCTTTAACGGGTGGATTTAATTTGCAAATCGCCTGGTCTACAGGACATCTGGCAGGCAGTAGTGCGGCGATAGAGCATTCGGTTCAAAATTAACAGGTTATAAGATTATAAGAAAGGCATGGTTATTAATATGGGCTATAGTATAGCGATAGATGGGCCGGCAGGAGCCGGCAAGAGCACGATCGCGAAAATGGTGGCGAAACAAAAGCAATTTATTTATATAGATACAGGGGCGATGTACCGTGCTATGGCACTTTACCTGCTGAGGAATAAGATAGATCCGAAGGAGCAGGACAAAATAAGTGACAAATGCAAAGATGCGGATATTACCATTGAGTATGCGAATGGTGAGCAGGTTGTCTTTCTGAATGGTGAAAATGTCAACGCTTTGATTCGTACAGAGGAAGTGGGAAATATGGCGTCAACCAGCAGTGTGAATGCGGATGTACGAAAGCAACTGGTAGAACTCCAGCAAAAGCTGGCCAAAAGTGCGGATGTAGTTATGGATGGAAGGGATATCGGCACCTGTGTGTTACCCGGAGCTGATGTAAAGGTTTATTTGACTGCTGATAGCAGAGTGAGAGCGAAGAGACGTTTCGAAGAGCTTACGAAGAAAGGTGAGCCCTGCGATTTGGATAAAATAGAACAAGATATTATTGAAAGGGATGAGCGTGATATGAATCGTGAGATTTCCCCTCTTCGACAGGCTGAAGATGCGGTGCTCATCGATTCTTCTGCTATGACGATCGAAGAGGTGGCACAGACTATTTTAAATCTGTGCGATTAGGATGGAAAGGAGTATATAGATAAATGGAAGTGAAAATGGCAAAGAGCGCCGGCTTTTGCTTTGGTGTAAAACGAGCGGTGGACAGCGTATATGAGCAGATTGAACAGGGAAAGAAAATATACACATTCGGACCTATTATCCATAATGAAGAAGTGGTAAAGGACCTGGAGCAAAAAGGGATACAGGTGATAAAAGATATAGAGGAATTAAAAAAGATAGAAGAGGGAACCGTAATCATACGGTCTCATGGTGTATCCAGAGATGTTTATGAGCTGATCGAAAGGCAAGGGCTCGAATGTGTAGATGCTACCTGTCCTTTTGTAAAGCGTATTCATAGGACTGTAGAGAAAGAAAGTGCGGCGGGCAGGAAGATTATTATCATAGGGAATCCGGGGCATCCTGAGGTAGAAGGGATTCGCGGCTGGGCATCGACAGAGGCTATAGTTATAGAGTCCGAAGAGGAAGTTTTTCAATTCATAAATAACGAAAACAACGATGTGTTTAAAACCGAAGAAATATGTATTGTTTCCCAAACGACATTTAACTACAACAAATTTAAAGATTTAGTTGAAATTTTATCAAAAAGAGGTTACAATGTTAATGTTGTTAACACTATATGCAACGCGACGGAAGAACGGCAGACTGAGGCGAAAGAGATTGCGTCTCAGGTTGAAACCATGATTGTAATAGGGGGGACTCACAGTTCTAATACAAGAAAGTTATATGAGATTTGTAAAGAGGAATGTGAAAACACTTATTTTATACAGACACTGGATGACCTGCATTTAGAATTCTCTAAAGCTGCTTCACCGGTCGGTATTACTGCCGGGGCATCGACCCCAAATAATATAATTGAGGAGGTTCAAAATTATGTCAGAATTAACTTTTGAACAAATGTTAGAGGAATCGTTTAAAACAATACATGCAGGAGAGGTAGTAGAGGGTACAGTGATCGATGTAAAGCCTGAAGAGATTATTCTCAATATCGGTTATAAATCAGACGGTATTTTGACGAGAAATGAATATACCAACGAACCCCATGTGGATTTGACTTCTGTTGCAAAGACAGGCGATACCATGGAGGTAAAGATTTTAAAGGTAAATGACGGAGAAGGACAAGTTCTTTTAACTTACAAGAGACTTGCGGCTGACAGAGGAAATAAAAGAATTGAAGAAGCATTCAATAACAAAGAAGTGCTTACGGCGAAGGTTGCACAGGTATTGGATGGTGGTTTAAGCGTAGTTGTAGAAGAAGTAAGAATCTTTATTCCGGCGAGTCTTGTATCGGATGTCTATGAAAAAGATTTATCCAAATATGCAGGTCAGGAGATTCAGTTCGTTATTAGCGAATACAATCCTAAGAGAAGAAGATATATCGGTGATCGCAAACAGTTAATCGTTGCAGAAAGAGCAGAGCTTCAGAAGAAACTCTTTGAGACGATTAAAGAAGGCGATGTAATAGATGGCGTTGTTAAGAACGTAACAGATTTCGGTGCGTTTATCGACCTCGGCGGTGCAGACGGACTGCTCCATATTTCAGAAATGTCTTGGGGAAGAGTAGAAAACCCGAAGAAAGTATTCAAGGTTGGCGATGAGTTAACTGTATTGATCAAAGAGATCAGCGGAAATAAAATTGCACTCAGCCTTAAATTTGATGATGCTAACCCTTGGAAAGCAGCGGCTGATAAATATGCAGCAGGCAATATAGTGACGGGTAGAGTAGCAAGAATGACGGATTTCGGTGCGTTTATCGAATTAGAGCCTGGTGTGGATGCACTTCTTCATGTATCTCAGATTTCCAAGGATCATATCGAGAAGCCTTCAGATGTATTGAAGACAGGCGAAGAAGTAACTGCGAAAGTAGTTGATTTCAATGATGAAGATAAGAAAATCAGCCTAAGTATTAAAGCGATGTTCGCTCCTGAACCGAAGGAAGAAGAGGAAGAATCAGATGCAGATGTAGTATCTGTTGATATCGATGCAGTAATTGCAAATGAGCAGGAAGAAGGCTCTGAAGAATAATAAACAATAAGATAAAATGGTAGGTATGGGCTATGGTTTATGATTATGAATGGTTTAAAACTGCGGTTTATAACCTAACCAAAATTGACTTGAGTGCGTACAAAGAAAAACAAATGAAGCGTCGCATCGACACGTTGATTGCGAAGAATAATGTGGTCGGATACGATAAGTATATCACTTTTATCAAGGAGAACGGCGCTAAGTTCGAAGAATTTGTCAATTACCTTACGATTAATGTATCCGAGTTTTACCGTAATCTCGACCAGTGGAAGGTGCTGGAGAATGAGATTATTCCGGAACTCATCTCCAAGTTCGGCAAGAACCTTAAGATATGGAGTGCGGCATGTTCTACAGGGGATGAACCGTATTCTCTCGTTATGGCTTTATCAAGGCATATACCCCTTGAGCAGATTAAAATATATGCTACGGACTTGGACAAACAGGTAATTGCAAAGGCAAAGGTAGGGTTATATTCCGATAAGAGTATCGTTAATGTACCTGAGGATTTAAAGCGGAAGTTTTTTACCAAAATAGGACCATCTTATCAAATATCGGAGGAAGTGAAGAAGCGTGTGGAATTTAGCAACCACAATTTGTTGAAGGACTCCTACCGTGATGGCTGGCATATGATTGTTTGTCGAAATGTATTGATTTATTTTACGGAAGAGGCAAAGGACGAGGTATTTGTCAATTTCCAGAAGGCGCTTGCTAATAAGGGCATTTTGTTTATCGGAAGTACGGAACAGATTATCAATTATAAAGATATTGGATATGCGAGGAAGAATTCCTTCTTCTATGAGAAAGCGTAATAAATAAAACCGGAACAGATGAAGTGCTGTTCCGGTTTTTTCAATGCTCTGTATTAATGGGATTAAGAATTCGCGAGCATAGTGAGAACGTGGGCAGCATATTGTGAAAATGCTGTACGTTCTTTTTTCATCTCTTCCGTTAGCTCGAAGAAGATTTCCTTTTCCTTATAATCCCGTTTGAAAAAGGGCGCGAATAAAATATCCCACTGAGGGAGATAGGAGGACAGCTTGCGGGTATAGCAGGTGGCAGCAGTTGCCTGTATGCGGTATTCTTTATCCACGAAAGAGGCGACAGACTTATGGATGGCTGTATCCTCGTTAGGAAGATAATAATAATTTTTATAATTCGAGTAGAAATATTTCATCTCTTCCTCATAAAGAGGAACCCGTAGATTGCCTTCCATGCCTTCTCCTCTGAAATAACAGCCATTCGCATTGCCGGAAATGGGAACGGGAAGAGAAGGGCTGAGAGAAAGTTTCATAATAAGTTCCTGACGCTGTTTGCCGTTTATATCATAGTAATAGTTCGCCTGTACTTTTTTCGGAGTCGGATTCGAGTGAAAAAGGTCGTAATAGGATAAAACCGGTAAAATACGGAGCATCCCTTTCATATCATCAGCGTTATGTAATGTGAGTGCCTGCAGGGCGAAATCTGTCGGTTTTTTGACGTAGGTGTGATAGACACTAATTAATTCTCCCCCATGAAATCGATCCTCCCTCTCGATTCCCAGAAATTGTTCTATTGTTTTCTGCTTGCAGTTTGGAAGTCTTAGGAATTCTTTATAAGGTGAAATTCTGCGATAAATATCGATCCCCTCAAGAAAGTCGAAGTGATAGGGAAGATGATACTGCTTGCACTTTTGCAGAAGATAAGGCAGATCGAAATTATTTCCATTAAAGTGAATCAAATGTGTGAAGTCTTTGGCGAAGTGAAAAAAGGCAGATAAGATATCCGCTTCCTCTTCGTAGGTATTGGAGAACCATTGCTTAATATGCCATTTTTCTTCCTCATAGTAAGCTGCCCCAATTAAATAAAGGGAAGAGTTCTTTGCGGTGAAGCCTGTAGTTTCTATATCGAGAAAGAGAATTTTTTCAAGAGGAGCAATTTTTTCAAGAGGATAATCTAAGGTGAAAAAATGAATCGTTTGTCGTAAAGTTCTCATAAGTCTCCTTTTGTCCGAAAAGGACATGTTTTTTAATCATGTTTGTCGTTATGAATAGTTATTATAATACCATGTTTTTGCATTTTACAGTAGTATTTTTTGTAGAAAAATAGTATATTTATTATATGTGGGATTGCTTCTGGCAAGAAGAAGCACCGCAAGCTAATACGAGAGAAAGAAGGGTGACAAATGGCAAGATTAACATTTGCAGGTGGTATACATCCTTATGACGGAAAAGATATGTCGAAGGACAAACCTGTCAAGAGAGTGCTGCCTAAGGGGGAGTTAGTTTATCCGCTATCACAGCACATCGGAGCACCGGCGGTGCCCATCGTAAAAAAAGGGGATCGTGTGCTTACCGGGCAGAAAATTGCGGAAGCAGCAGGCTTTGTATCTGCACCTATTTATGCGACGGTGTCGGGTACTGTTAAGGCACTCGAACCCAGACGGGTTGTGACCGGAGACAGTGTTATGAGCATCATAGTGGAGAATGACGGACAGTATGAGGAAGTGGAATATTCGCCGATTTCCTCCATAGAAGAACTGTCAAAAGAAGAGATTATAGGTAGAATTAAAGAGGCCGGCGTAGTGGGCATGGGAGGAGCAGGTTTCCCTACCTTTGTGAAGCTTTCCCCGAAAGAGCCGGATAAAATAGAATATGTGATTGCTAATTGTGCGGAATGTGAGCCATATCTTACTTCCGATTACCGCAGAATGATCGAAGAGCCGGAGAAATTGGTGGAAGGCTTGAAGATTATACTTAGCTTATTCGACAATGCCAGAGGTATTTTAGCAGTAGAAGAGAATAAGCCGGATTGTATTGAAATACTTAAGAAGCTGACGAGGAATGAGAAGAGAATCAGTGTAAAGGCGTTGAAGACGAAATATCCTCAGGGAGCAGAGCGCCAGATGATCTATGCGACCACAGGAAGGAGCATTCATTCAGGGATGCTGCCTGCAGA encodes:
- a CDS encoding oxaloacetate decarboxylase subunit alpha: MSEQVKKPIGIVETVLRDAHQSLIATRMPTEMMLPIIDKMDKVGYHAVECWGGATFDASLRFLKEDPWERLRKLKDGFKNTKLQMLFRGQNILGYRPYADDVVDYFVEKSIANGIDIIRIFDCLNDLRNLEAAVNSTSKIKGREGRGHAQVALSYTLGDAYTLDYWVDMAKKVEEMGADSICIKDMAGLLLPYEATNMISAMKGATSLPIELHTHYTSGVASMTYLKAVEAGADIIDCAISPMAMGTSQPATEVMVETFKGTPYDTGYDQNILADIADYFRPYRDEWLSSGLLNPKVMGVDIKTLLYQVPGGMLSNMVSQLKEQNAEDKYYDVLREIPEVRKDLGEPPLVTPSSQIVGTQAVFNVLMGERYKMATKETKAVLRGEYGQTVKPMSQEVIDKVIPGEERITCRPADLIENELDKLEAEMREWKQQDEDVLSYALFPQVAVEFFKYRQAQQEKVDMAQADTKNAAYPV
- a CDS encoding TetR/AcrR family transcriptional regulator; amino-acid sequence: MARKETITQSDILQAAFEMVKEEGYENVTARKLAARAGCSTQPIFRVYRNMEELLKELFFIAVDYFETYYENFPKYNDIPFVDLGLTYIRFAEENKNLFRLLFLSKRRYEKSLYDLLNGKKGAVVREINYAKEYGCMSPEDMFTKMWIFIHGAACMTLTGDYDLEEIETVKLLEDSFRSFLK
- a CDS encoding MurR/RpiR family transcriptional regulator; this translates as MENHAENQIVNKNENEISIIARIDARYKKMSKSHKAIASYITDHYEQAVFMTAAKLGETVGVSESTVVRFASGIGYDGYPEFQKALEDWVKSKISSVQKIGAKYGKSTQSEILTSVLRADMDKLQDTLENLDGASFEMAVDTILAAETVYILGMRSCEPLADFLHFYLNMIRGNVILLRSTSVSEIFEQMIRIGEKDAIVGISFPRYSMRTLKAMEFANDRNAKVIAITDSVHSPMNLYSACNLFARSDMVSIVDSLVAPLSVINALVVALCLKRPEDVKSNLEQLEEAWNNYQVYLNDEINFIDEESMLNYPLIKENK
- a CDS encoding NAD(P)/FAD-dependent oxidoreductase, producing the protein MIRNRIIVIGGGAAGMMAAIAAAEEGSKVLLLEQNEKLGKKVYITGKGRCNITNACDMEELFANVITNSKFLYSAFYGFDNKTTIRFFEENGCKTKIERGERVFPVTDHSSDVIGALHRRMKQLSVDIRLNTSVKELLIEEGIIAGVRMKDGSKEEAQAVILATGGISYPITGSTGDGHRMAVEQGHTLKPTSPSLVPLIVKEEWCKQLQGLSLKNVKVTLRTKGKKLFYEGFGEMLFTHFGISGPLILSASSYYTGKRREEEALLSLDLKPALSEEQLDKRVLRDFEENKNKQFKNSLGALFPTKMIPVIITLSGIDGEKKVNEITKEERHYFVNLIKNIELTITGTRSFQEAIITKGGIAVKEVNPSTMESKLVRGLYFAGEVLDLDALTGGFNLQIAWSTGHLAGSSAAIEHSVQN
- the cmk gene encoding (d)CMP kinase, translating into MGYSIAIDGPAGAGKSTIAKMVAKQKQFIYIDTGAMYRAMALYLLRNKIDPKEQDKISDKCKDADITIEYANGEQVVFLNGENVNALIRTEEVGNMASTSSVNADVRKQLVELQQKLAKSADVVMDGRDIGTCVLPGADVKVYLTADSRVRAKRRFEELTKKGEPCDLDKIEQDIIERDERDMNREISPLRQAEDAVLIDSSAMTIEEVAQTILNLCD
- the ispH gene encoding 4-hydroxy-3-methylbut-2-enyl diphosphate reductase, which gives rise to MEVKMAKSAGFCFGVKRAVDSVYEQIEQGKKIYTFGPIIHNEEVVKDLEQKGIQVIKDIEELKKIEEGTVIIRSHGVSRDVYELIERQGLECVDATCPFVKRIHRTVEKESAAGRKIIIIGNPGHPEVEGIRGWASTEAIVIESEEEVFQFINNENNDVFKTEEICIVSQTTFNYNKFKDLVEILSKRGYNVNVVNTICNATEERQTEAKEIASQVETMIVIGGTHSSNTRKLYEICKEECENTYFIQTLDDLHLEFSKAASPVGITAGASTPNNIIEEVQNYVRINF
- the rpsA gene encoding 30S ribosomal protein S1 translates to MSELTFEQMLEESFKTIHAGEVVEGTVIDVKPEEIILNIGYKSDGILTRNEYTNEPHVDLTSVAKTGDTMEVKILKVNDGEGQVLLTYKRLAADRGNKRIEEAFNNKEVLTAKVAQVLDGGLSVVVEEVRIFIPASLVSDVYEKDLSKYAGQEIQFVISEYNPKRRRYIGDRKQLIVAERAELQKKLFETIKEGDVIDGVVKNVTDFGAFIDLGGADGLLHISEMSWGRVENPKKVFKVGDELTVLIKEISGNKIALSLKFDDANPWKAAADKYAAGNIVTGRVARMTDFGAFIELEPGVDALLHVSQISKDHIEKPSDVLKTGEEVTAKVVDFNDEDKKISLSIKAMFAPEPKEEEEESDADVVSVDIDAVIANEQEEGSEE
- a CDS encoding CheR family methyltransferase, whose translation is MVYDYEWFKTAVYNLTKIDLSAYKEKQMKRRIDTLIAKNNVVGYDKYITFIKENGAKFEEFVNYLTINVSEFYRNLDQWKVLENEIIPELISKFGKNLKIWSAACSTGDEPYSLVMALSRHIPLEQIKIYATDLDKQVIAKAKVGLYSDKSIVNVPEDLKRKFFTKIGPSYQISEEVKKRVEFSNHNLLKDSYRDGWHMIVCRNVLIYFTEEAKDEVFVNFQKALANKGILFIGSTEQIINYKDIGYARKNSFFYEKA
- a CDS encoding ribonuclease H-like domain-containing protein, whose translation is MRTLRQTIHFFTLDYPLEKIAPLEKILFLDIETTGFTAKNSSLYLIGAAYYEEEKWHIKQWFSNTYEEEADILSAFFHFAKDFTHLIHFNGNNFDLPYLLQKCKQYHLPYHFDFLEGIDIYRRISPYKEFLRLPNCKQKTIEQFLGIEREDRFHGGELISVYHTYVKKPTDFALQALTLHNADDMKGMLRILPVLSYYDLFHSNPTPKKVQANYYYDINGKQRQELIMKLSLSPSLPVPISGNANGCYFRGEGMEGNLRVPLYEEEMKYFYSNYKNYYYLPNEDTAIHKSVASFVDKEYRIQATAATCYTRKLSSYLPQWDILFAPFFKRDYKEKEIFFELTEEMKKERTAFSQYAAHVLTMLANS
- the rsxC gene encoding electron transport complex subunit RsxC, whose product is MARLTFAGGIHPYDGKDMSKDKPVKRVLPKGELVYPLSQHIGAPAVPIVKKGDRVLTGQKIAEAAGFVSAPIYATVSGTVKALEPRRVVTGDSVMSIIVENDGQYEEVEYSPISSIEELSKEEIIGRIKEAGVVGMGGAGFPTFVKLSPKEPDKIEYVIANCAECEPYLTSDYRRMIEEPEKLVEGLKIILSLFDNARGILAVEENKPDCIEILKKLTRNEKRISVKALKTKYPQGAERQMIYATTGRSIHSGMLPADVGCIVDNVDTIVAVYHAVMLGMPLMHRIVTVTGDAIADPRNFMVKIGTNYHELIDEAGGFKENPVKIVSGGPMMGFALFNLDVPTTKTASALLCLTQDEASKLEPSACINCGKCVDVCPGRIVPKLLSDYAENYNEEAFLKNSGMECCECGCCSYVCPAKKPLTQTIKSMRKIQLAKRAAKQAEQKKKQEVR